One window of Watersipora subatra chromosome 3, tzWatSuba1.1, whole genome shotgun sequence genomic DNA carries:
- the LOC137389507 gene encoding lipopolysaccharide-induced tumor necrosis factor-alpha factor homolog: MDKPPTDPAAPPAYNATVAGPTGHPYPAQGQQQPYPPQAQPQPYPPAGHAYPQQAYPGQPVIVTQAPAAGTVYVQQAVQTLGEHPTTMVCPHCQAQMVTRLDYEVGLLTWLIVGVLFIVLLWPCCLIPFCVPACKDVIHYCSNCNRQVGRRNRLT, encoded by the exons ATGGACAAACCACCAACTGATCCCGCAG CTCCACCCGCATATAATGCGACTGTAGCTGGTCCAACTGGTCATCCATACCCGGCACAGGGACAGCAGCAGCCTTATCCACCTCAAGCGCAGCCGCAGCCTTATCCACCAGCAGGACACGCGTACCCACAGCAAGCGTACCCCGGCCAGCCAG TGATTGTTACTCAAGCTCCGGCCGCTGGCACAGTGTATGTTCAACAAGCCGTACAGACACTTGGAGAGCACCCAACTACTATGGTCTGCCCGCATTGCCAGGCACAAATGGTGACAAGGCTTGACTATGAAGTCGGACTACTTACTTGGTTGATAGTGGGAGTCCTGTTCATTGTTCT CCTGTGGCCATGTTGTCTCATACCATTCTGCGTGCCTGCCTGCAAGGATGTCATTCACTACTGCTCCAACTGCAACCGTCAGGTTGGCCGGAGGAATCGCCTCACCTAA